Proteins encoded within one genomic window of Esox lucius isolate fEsoLuc1 chromosome 12, fEsoLuc1.pri, whole genome shotgun sequence:
- the selenok gene encoding selenoprotein K — protein MVYVSNGQVLDSRSQSPWRLSFLTDLFWNAVEFIGLFFQTMVQPDLTKKSGSGLSSSSFSDGRGPPGPPGGRRRMGRINHGGGPNAPPMGGGGUGR, from the exons ATGGTGTACGTGTCGAATG GTCAGGTCCTCGACAGCAGGTCCCAGTCCCCATGGCGACTGTCGTTTCTAACTGATCTCTTCTGGAATGCTGTGGAGTTCATTGGCTTGTT TTTCCAAACTATGGTACAGCCAGATCTGACAAAAAAGAGTGGCTCTGGTTTATCCTCTTCAAGCTTCAGTGATGGCAGAGG TCCCCCTGGACCACCTGGTGGCAGGAGGCGAATGGGGAGGATAAACCACGGTGGGGGGCCCAATGCACCTCCCATGggtggtggtggatgaggacg GTAA